CTGCACAATAACATCAATATCTGCTTGAATCCCCTTCAATCGCTCCTGGCATTGGCGTGCATATTCCTCGTCAATGTTCAGAATGTTGTCAGCCAGGTAGTTGAGCACCTCATCAAACACTTGATTGGCATCCTCAAGATTGGCGCAGTCAGCAATCTGGCAGCGGACCATGTTCATGTTGAGCGTTTCTTTCAGCGACTCACAGGCTTTAAGATTGTCGGTTCTGCGGCTGTGGTTAATCACCATGAAGGCTCTGCCAGGGAGATTGTTTAAGGCTTGGGCGGCGGTATCGTACAGGTCTGTGTCGATCTTGCGCCACTGATACCGTTGGGGGTCGGGCCTAGTCAGAAAAACAACTACATCCACGGTCTTGCCGAGGGTTTCCAGCATGATTTTCTCGTCACCTAGCTTGGAATCCCCCAATCCAGGAACGTCCACTAGGGCAACCTGCCCCACATCGGTATTGCCAAAGGGGCAGAAGATTTTGACCTCTCTTACCGCCAAATGCTTGAAGGACTCCAGATCACCGTGAGTATTGCGTTCTTGGCGAACGTAGCTGGGGACCTCATCAACGGGGATAGACCGCTCCTGCGGCTCGGCCCCAAAGGAGAGCAGGTGCCTATAGTGGGGCAGGTTTTGGTGATAGTCGTGCTTGAGGTGTTTGTAAATGGCCTCATCGGTAGCACGGGTTGGCATCTGATCGGGCAGTGCCGCGTGTTCAAACTCATCAATGCTGTAGGGCAGCGGGTCTAAGTTAAGCGCCTGGTAGTAGGGATGGATCACCTCTTCCAGAAAGGTATTCTCCGAATGGAAGACCACCTTAACCTCCACCGGACCTTCCCGATTGGTAACGAGGCTGCGTACCGCCGTGCAAGCCGCCCCCTCATAGGCCGGAATTTCTCGGTCTGTCAGGCAGCTTAGGCTTTTGAGCAGGGTGCTTTTGCCTTGCCCCATCAGGCCGATCACGCCAATATTCAGAGTCTCGCGGGAGAAACGGCCTCTCAGCTTCGATAAAACTAGCAACTCTGCCCGAATTCGCCCTTGTAAATCACCAAACTTAATCGCCTGTAAGTGTTCTGTCACCTTGGGTTCGATGTGCTCTTGCAGCAGGGCATCCCGCCGAGACTCCAAGCTATACAAGGCTGAGGCTCTAGCCTGGAGTTCTCGCTCAACCATCGCCATTTTTTCTGGCAGGTAACTAGAACGGCGTTCGATGATACTGGCAACACGGTTGGCTCTGGAAGTCATAGGAATTGAAGAGGTGAATGCTGTAAAAAAGAATTCAGAAATTTCTGGGACAGGGCTACAACTCTTTCAGTTGTAGCCTTAGGACTGTGAAGATGCCTAGACATACCGCGTCTCTGCCTAAAGTGCCCTGCCTGGTCAGAAGCCTATCGTTCAAGCCTGATCTGCTGTACCGCAACGAGACTTGTCTATTGCTGGGATCTTCAGCCTAGGCCAACATTAGGGTTTCGGTACAAGAGCTTAGTGGTGCAGAAAACTTCTGAAAGCCTTATGAATAAATAATTCTTGCCGAGACAGAAGATTTGAGATTTCTCAAGGAATTAAACGAAGGCAGTGGGTTTCAGCCGCTATTTTAACCATCTGGGCCGTCCATCATGAGACTCAAAAAAGTTTTCTGCACCAATAAGGGTACAAGAGTTTCGGTTTTGGTGGCGAGTTGGATGAGGACGTCGTTGATGTTAGCCTCAGCGTCGTCGAAGAACATCAAGGGTAATTGCTCAACTCAGTAGCCAATCAGCCTGGTTTGAGGTAAGGGCACGAGAAATGGCCTCGAAGGCAGACATACCCTGCCGACGAGCGGTGTTCACCAGCGAGCGCACCTGGGCAAACAACTCTGCGCCCCAGTCGGAGCGAAAGCCATGGGTGACCTTGCGAAAGACCACACTCCATCGCAGGGCTTGCTCACTGGCATTATTGGTCGGCGGCACCGTCTCATCGTCTAGGAACAGCAGCAGATGCTCCCGAATCTTCACGTAGCGTTTGAGCAATTGCTGACCCTCGAGGGACTTGGGCTTCAGATTCAAGATCTCCCGTAGGCTGCCTCTCAATCGAGACCGGTACTGCTGAAGGGTTGATTCAGCCAACTGATGTCGTCGTCGGTTCACGGCAATCGCGCGCAGTAACAACCGCTTCATCCGAGGGGCAAACAGGTCATCACCTGCGTCAATGGCATACTGACAATCCCTGAGTTGATGGGCCAGACAGACTTGCCACTGCTCAGCAGGATGGGCCTTTTGCGCACTGAATAAATCGGAGACCCAGACCTGGGGGCGGTGCCCGGCCATCGTCTCATCAATCACGGCTTTCCCCCGGCTGGGGCGAATCACATGCAGGCACACCTGCTCATTTTGAAACACCCACTCCCACTGATTACGACCATTGAGGCGAGCACTCGTTTCATCGCTGCACACCAGACGGGCACGGCGCAGACGCTCGACAATTTGTGCCACTGGCGCGGCCAGTTGGGTTCGAACCCGCTGGAGCAGATTCGCAATTGCGCCTTCCGAGATTGTCACCCCGTACAGGTCTCCCATCAGTTGGCTCAGCCGTTGATAGCTCACCGCATGACCGTACCTCAGATACGTCAGTACACTGGCGATACTTTGACCAAAGGGCGAACCAGGCTCTAACCTGACTGGCACGGGAGCTTCATAGCTCTGCTGACAGCACGCACATTGCCCGCCGTAGCGTTCGACCCGAGTCACCTGGGGCCGAACCTGGGGTAATTCAATCCGTTCATACACCGCTTTGAGCTGTTGATGGGCACGCTCCACCTCGCTGCCACAATGAGGGCAACGGTTCACTCGTGTTACCACCACTTGGTCAGGTGATGCGCTCAGGTCTCGGCCACCTCCCGCTCGACCCACACTCGCCGTTCGCTCGCTTTGGCTTGGCTTAGAACCCTCTGAGTTAGGCTTAAATCCTTTCGCCGGTGGCAAACTCGAATTGCGCGACGTTTTCTTGGGGCGTTTGCCTTTAAGCCGCTCGACGTCTGCCTGCAACGCTTGCACCATCTGCCACAGCTCTCGAATTAGAGCATCTTTCTCCTTAGAACTGAGGCCTTCTAGTGGCGGCAGGTCTTTCATGCCAAAAGTTTATCACCCTCTCTCATTCACTGGCACCCGTCAACCTAGTTGAGCAATTACCATCAAGGAATTGTCGCGGTATGAAGGGGGGGTTACCGATCCCGGCACAGCCCGCCGAGAGGCTGCGCTTAACGACGAACACCGTGCTCGCTTTCCACACTTCCATCATGGGCATTCCGGCGATGGCGCAGGATGCTTCCTGGTCGATGGGTTTGACGGTGTCGTTGGCCCTACTGACCGCTCATTGTTGTCAAGTCGATTATTTCTGGTGGCTGCGTCGTCAAAATCAACCTGCAAAACCTGATCCAGACAATCTCCCTCCAGCGCATCTTTATCGCTGCTCCCGTCCCATAACCACAGTGCCGAAGCAGCCTTCCGCCAAATATTTCCACCCGAGGTTAGCCAAAGATTTCAATTTTTCTCCTTTGCTGTAGACGACGAACGGACAGGCTAGGCCATGGTGAAGTGCCGCCAATAGTTCCTAGACCGCCGAAAAGTTAGCGCCTAAGAGGTCAGAGAAGTTGAAGAAAAGAAAAAGATACAGAAGGATGGTGAGCAATTGAGACGGCACTGGTCTGTTAAGAGGAGATGCATGGAAACCCTCTCATACCGAGGAGTTCATGGGTGGATAGCGGGCGACTGTATAGGCCGATTGCCATCGTCGGAGTCGTCTGTTTCCCCAATCCCCAATGTGGTCTAACCCAATTGTGGATGATCCGTTGGACATCTAAGGCTCGCTGCAACCCGTCTTGCGTTTTAGCATAGAGGTTTTGACGCCGACGATAAGCGCTGCATCGCCGCCTTAAGGCCGCATTGTGAGCCTCGTTATGGTTGGCATGCACCTCGGCTAGCGGGCTAACGGCGGTGTAGGGATGCTCTGGTCTTACCCACACGATTCGCCGCAGGCCTTGAGACCCTTTCACTTTCATGGCTACTTCCAGGCCATACCGCCAGACTTTTCGGGTGCGATAGGCACTCGGAGAATTGCGTAGCACCAGATAGACACTGGCTAAGTCCCACAACGCTTTGGCGTAGCGCCACTCACCATCAGTGAACCACCGGATATAAGAGCACGCTTGCGCCCACTGCCAGGCCTGTTGAGTTCCCCGCTGAAACAGCAGTTCATCTTTGTGTCCTGCTATCGCTGACACCCAGTAGCGGCTCTGGCGCTCAATAAAGTGAATCGTCCATCCCTGAGAGCTAGCGGGGGGGACGGTTCTCGCCCACGCGAGTGTAGACTTCATCGCCTTCCAGCGTCACCGCTTGTTCGCCTGGGGCTGGGGGGGACCAGGTGTTAGCTTGACGGGCTAACCGCTCTTCCCAGCGCAAAATGGTGGAGTGCGACGTCCCAAACAGGCGACCTGTCGCTCGTACTCCCAGCCCTTCGCTGCGACCATTGAGGGCAGTCGCGACCACTGAACTGGGGGTTCGCAGGCGAGCCATCGGGGTGCCGGTTCGGTCGTTGAAGCACTTGCTACACCCTTTACACCGATAGCGCTGAAGCACAGTGCCATCTGAGAGCGATTCCCGACCATTCTTTACGACCTGTTGACTCTGGCAGTAAGGACAATCCATGAGACTGAAGTAGTTGCACTACAGTCATTTTACTCATCACCGTCTAGCAGACCAGTGCCAATTGAGACCGAGGGTTGGTTTTGTCGCCCCTTTAAGAGTATCCCAACTAAAAAAGCATCCACTTTCAGGGCACGAACTAGGCCCACCGGGGCAGTCGCGTTGAGATCTTGGACAAGTATTTAGTTGGAACACTCTAACGCTCTTCAATGACTCTAAGCAGAGGAAAGTTTTTGTGGATTTGTAATAGACGCACCTGGGAACAGATTCATGAGCCCTGTGAGCGTCTGAAATCCTTGTTCCAACTTGGGGATCGGAAAAATCTTTAGCCAAGGTTTCAACAGATTTGAACTCACCCAGGGCAACAGAATCAGGCGTAAGTTATTGAGCCAGTTCTTCCATCCATTCCCTGCGCCCCAGGCTGAATGATGGGTAAACGACAAGACTACACCTGAATCATCTTGTTCCGGTGGGATAGTTCCCTTAGGTCGCATCGGTGGTGTGTGTAACGTGACCATCAAATAAGCGCTCATGACAATCTCCCACCACTTTTCAATCGAGGTATAGTCGGTCACTCGAAAGTCAGCCCATCCGAGTTCGTTTTTGCTTTGCTTAAAGCCATATTCCACCCAGTTTCTCAGGCCATAAAGGTCTCCGACCTGTTTGTAAGACAGACCCTTAACCCAAGTCATAACCATCCAGGTTGAAGCCGACGGTAAAACGTCTCTGTCAGTCGTTAGTTGCCAGTAGCGCTGAGCGCGGCGTTTGCCATAAACGATCTCTCGAATAAAACGAGTTTCGCGTTTACCATCACTGAACTGCCGGTCATACTCGCGCCAGCGATTGGTCCTGACCCGTTGCTCCTTGGGCAATAGCACAGCATGGTTGGAGCGAATCGCAAGCACGTAGGGGAGTTCTAATTGATGCAGTGTCCTAACGAAACTACTCCCGCTTTCCCCATAGGCACTATCGGCAAGAACTAACTCAAACTTAAAGCCCAATTGACAGAGGTCTTGAACCATCGCTGCGGCGATGGCAGGTTTGGTGCGATGACACTCTCCCGCTTTTAATCGCTCTTTTGGCTTATAGATCTCAAAAGTCAAGGGAAAAGTGATGTTGTCAAGGACACCATAGGCATCAACTGAGACAATGCCGTTCTCTACTTTGCCCAAGTTGCCGATGTACTGCCGTTTAACATAGTCCGTGACATGTCCCTTCTTACGGTCTCCGGTTTCGTCAATCACTAGGACTAGCTTGCGGCCCGCCACGAGGGCAAGAATCAACTCAATGCGTCGCTGTCTCAGGTCTCTTGCCTGCCAGGGAGAGTTGACCAAGAACTGCTGCAATGATTGGGCATTGGGTAGGCCTGCAACCTTCGCAATAGTAGGTAGCGATTTCCGCTTTGCTTCCGAAATCATCCCCGCATGCAGATGCTTAAATGCTTCAAAGCTTCTTACTTCGACAAATAAGTCACGGTAACTTTCGCAATATTCGTCTACAAACCTCACAGTCGGTCTGGCCATACGGGGCGCTGTCATCACGTCTGCCTAGCTCTCAGCCCTTTTACCCTAAATTATCTACCGCCAGAGTCATTGAAGAGCGCTAAGTCTCCGCGATCGCCTCATTGGCTATCATCGGGGCAGCGGCAAACAACTGCTGCCACCACCGCTGCACCTCCAGCGATGAGGCCTCTAGCAGCGCATTCCCCTGGGCGATCGCCTCCGCATACTGGGCCTTGGCCTCATCCCCACAGCCACCCGCCTCCACATGGCGAACAACCGACTGCACAATCGGCAGTGCAATACCCACCCCAAACAGCGCATTGAATCCCAAAATCACCGCAGGAGCCGACAAAACCACCACAATCTCAGGGAACAGCGCCATCACCGCCACCAGAATGAGAAAAAAGATCGGCGTAGCAATGCCAGCGCTAACCGCTGCCGCCACGATTTTGTCGCGAAACTCATCCACCGTAATGTCGCCCCGGTAGAGGTCTAGGGTGTAGGCCAGCGCCGTCACCAGCGCCTGAGTCAGCACTGCCGTGCCCGTGGCCGTTAGACCCAGCCGTGCGATCGTCGCCGAGTTCTTCAGCACCGAATCCACGGCGTTGTAGAAGCGAATGTAGGTCTGTTCGCCCCCCGTCATCGTGGCCGCGCCGCGCCGAATATTGTCTGTGCCCAGCTCCCACACAATATTCTCAGCCCCATTGCCACCCCCCTTAGAGTGAGCGTGAATGTGGCTGCCATGCTTATCTGACAAAAAGACCCGAATATCGCGCTCGCTGGCCCCGAGTTTAGACGTACCCGGAATTTTGTCGAACAGCCCCATCATGTCGGCATCCGATCGCGGGGCATCGCCCAAACGGGTGCCCGCCCGTTGCAATCGCCGCGCCAAGGCAGGCATTTCCTGGGCCAGCGCTTGAGCCGTGCGGGGCAGGTCTTTAAGGGCATTGGCGGTGACCATGCCGGAGGTGCCTAGGGCTGCGATCGTCCCCTGCCACTCTTCTAGAGCCTTGCCCATCGCCTCCAGGCTTTGCTGAGATTGATGCTGCCCGGTCTTCTGTAGATCATGAAGGGTGGCTAGGCTAGTAACGGTCAGCGTTTGAGCGGTTTGCTGAGCGCCTTCGCCAACAGTTTTGACGTACCCAATCGCATTGTCTAACCCCTCAGCCCCTTGCTCAACAGTCTTTTGGGCAACCTGCTGGGCCTGCTGCAAGGCCTGTGCACTGGTAGTCGCTATCTCTTCGGTTGCCTGCTTGGTAACCGCAACGGCTTTATCAAGGTGGTTGCCGATGTGTTGCTTTTTCTCCGATGCCGCGTCTGCAAGCTGTTTAGCGTGATCCCAAAGGTTCATTGCGTTATTTCCCCAAGCGCAGGGGGCGAAAGAGTCGTGCTAGTCGAGATAGTTCCCTGCCACTAGATTGCCCTGGCAGATCGATGGGATATTGCTATTGCCAAGCCCTTTGCAGAGTCCTCACAAACAGGGAAAGAATGGTGCTACTTGAACGGTCATAGTTGTGTGATCGCCTCTACCTTCTCCTCCTCCGCTACATCGAGGTATCGCTGTAGCGCCGCCATCGATGACCACCCGCCCAAGTCTTGGATCGCCTTCAGCCGCACCCCTGCCTTATCAAGCCGGGTTGCCCAGTTGCGCCGGTTGCTGTGGGTGCTATAGCCGCGCAGGCCCAGGCGATCGCACCGCTCATTCTCCACATTGCCGCTGTGGCCCTTGACCCAACGGAACTCGACCTGGTGCTGTTCACAGAGGCTTAGGAGCTGCTGCCAGAGGTCAGCATTGACTGCTGAATGAGTCTTAGTTCGCATCCATCCTTTAGACCGCCAGCGCACTGCCCAGCCCTTCATGATGGCCTCGACGACATACTTGGAATCAGAGTAGACGGTCACAGCGCACTGATGCTTTAGTGCCTGGAGGCCAACGATCGCCGCCATCATCTCCATGCGGTTATTTGTTGTCAGCTGATAGCCACCCGATAGCTCTCTTTGGTGTTCACCATAGAGCAGCACTGTTCCATAGCCGCCGGGGCCAGGGTTGCCGATGCAGGCTCCATCGGTGTAGATGGTAACTGGTTTGAGAGGTTGGGCCATGATTATAGTTAGCAAACTTGAAATTTTATTTCATCAAATTCTTCGATTTCGACTATGGATGGTATCAATCATCATTCATGAATTTCAGGAATATCATCCGGTGTTAATTTAGTCTGAAGCTGAGGCGTGGTTTCTACATTAGTGTAGCTGTAGCCTTCGATTTCACTAAAGCTGTCAAGCAGTCTGCCCAAAGCTTGAGCATATCTGACAGCTTGTTCTTCAACTTGCCTTCTCTTTTTGCGATTGCTTACTCGTCGTGTTGAACCTGTACGACTGCCGTTAGGGCCTTCTAAGTCGATCCACTTAACCTCAACTACTGCAAAACGACCTGCCCCATCAGTGAACAGTAAATCACCTTTTCCTTGTTCCGCTCGACTAGGCTCAACTTCCCACTCATCATCAATAAGATAGGAATAGTCAGGTATAAAGCTAGCGCTATTGGTTACAAATTTTTGTTTCAGGTAGCGTTCATTATTTCTATCCCAATCTCGCCCCTTAAAATAAGCTCTAAGAACACTGTCACGGTGTTTTACTTCTATTTGATTCATCACTAACTATTTTGATTGCATCGAGAGTTTTGACTGTCTAGCTTGGGGTTCGATACTGTGATTGGTTTTACTGTCCAGTGCTTCACTTTTTCCTAACGCATTAACCACGGCAGCATTCCCTCCAGCCACCAAATGCAATTCATCTTGTGCCCTGGTCATGGCCACATACAGTTGCCTTCTCGCCAGCGATCGCACATCCAAAGCCTCAGCAAAACAATCCTCAAACTGCTCGACCCACAGCAGTAGCACCGCCTTGAATTCCAGGCCTAGTGCCGATAGCGTAGTGATCACTCTCACCCCTGGCTTACGGGCGCTGTAGTTGACCTTGGTTTCCTGATTCTCGGTGACCCAGTAGACCGGCAGGCCCAGGGCTTCTAGGCGCTTCAGCATGGAGTTAAACAGAGCCTTATCCTGATTCTTCCGGTAGAGGATGGCAATCTCTGAGGGGCTGTATCCCAGCATCACCAAGCGCTGCACCTGTTCCACTGCCACATCTACAGCCTTGGCTCTAGTGCCAGCTTGGTAGAGGGTTGGTCGTTGCCCCTGGCGCAGGGCGGCTTTAGGCTCAACGGTGGGGAATGTGGCATCGTCTGTGAGGTCTTGGTCAGTATTGCGTACCACCATCCAGGCGGCTTCTAGAATCTCGCGGGTGTTGCGGTAGTTCTGAGCCAGCTTCATCGTGCGGCCCTGGGCCTTGATGCCGACAGATTTCCAGGTGAACTTAGCCCGATTGTAGAGGCTTTGGTTGCCATCGGAAACCACCACTAGATCGCCATTCTCTGGGTCTTTGAGACCAGCAGCGCAGCACTCAAACCATTCGCGGGTGAAGGTGTGGGCCTCATCTACCAAAATGGAGTCCCAATGTTGTTCTGGGGGGAGCTGCTGGAGGGCGGCTAAAACGTGCTGACCAAGGATTTCATCGTAGTTGTCCTGGTTATTGAAGCGAGGCAGTCGGCCCAGGATTGACTTGGCCCAGTCGTGGAAGTGCATGACCTCAATGCGGTCTTGGTACTGGGGGTTCATCGTGTCGCCATGGAGGAGCGACCTGAGGTGGGCGGCCAGCGTGATGTTGAAACACAGGATCAAGATGCGCTGGTCGAGTAGGCGGTTGGCCAGCACTTTGGCACGAGCCAGAAGGATCAGGGTTTTGCCAGAACCAGCCACTCCAGAGATAAGCCGGTGGCCATCCTTCATATTGCGGGCCAGCCGCTCTTGGTCGAGGTCGAGGGGCACAACGGCGGTACTGCCTTCGGGCAGGGTCACACCAGCAGGCACGCTCTGGGGGCCAGCAGGCTTAGTTTTAATAACGGTTTCGGGGTGCAGACAGCCCTTGATCGTATTCACCTGGTCTAGCGTCAACGCTGGGAAGTCGAAATAGACCTTGAACATATCCCGCAGCCGCTGTACCAGCATCTCGTGGCTGTAGTTCTCCCACTCCAGTAGTTCATCCCGGTAGGCGACCTGGGGCTGCTGAAGGAAGTTGTAGATGTGTTCCTCATGAGCCTGGGGTTCGGTGATGTTGCTCATCACAGCAGCGGTGCCCACGGGGAAGACGAGCTTGCCCTCATAGTTGCCGTCTGGGTTGCGGAGGATAGGGTAGCCCTTGAAGCGCTCAGCAGCGGTGCAGAAGTAACCGTGGGCCTGGCGAAGGGGTGATTGGTGGCTCTCGATGCCCTGCCTACCCTTGACCCTAAAGAATTGCTCCCCTGCCTCAATGACGTTGCCAGCGAACCACCCCTTGACCTCAATAATCAGCAGGCCAAAGGTGGGGCTAAGGATGGTGAAGTCGGGGTAGAGGTTGCCTTGTAGGCGGGGCTCATACCAAACAGTGAAATCCTCTGACAGCTTGGTTTTTAGGACGTTGAATAGCGCCTTTTCGCCCTCGCTGGACTTGGATGGGATGGATTCGGGAATGGTGAGAGCCATAGATGCTGGGATGGGCCGGTGTAATTAGTTATCCCCAGAACAGAGGCAAAGCTTAGCAGGCACACCGTAAACACACCAAAAAGCCTGTTAAGTTAAACCTCGGGTAATGGCAGTCGCAACCAAATAGGAAGATGATCGCTCACCTCATGCTCAAATTTTCTAAAGAAGTCTTTCTTGTCTTGGTTAGTTAAGCTCTCGATAGGCGGAACCTCAAGGGCTTCACGAAAGAGTTCAACAAAATTCACGACACCATAATCTGGGCCTTGGGGTGGTTCAGGCCCCATCTCTGGGTTTTTATCATAGGAGGGAAGACGCGGATCATGGCTGAACAGGCCAATGTGGTCGAATGTCTCACTCAAACGTGCATTGGTACGGAATGGTTCAGTGAAGCCTTTGTGTATATCCAAAAAGGGAAAGTTTACGTTGATACCGCTGCCAGCGGCCTGCATATTTTGATTAAAGGTCTTAATGTGTCTCTCAATGCGAGGTCGATCTCTCGCTGGATTGCTGAAGCATAAATTGAGGTCGCCCATGAGGATAAAATTTGGGAAACTTGTATTGTCTTTCTCCTGTACCCCACCTAGAATCCACTCCATTAGGGCATCAAATTCTTGACGGCGATCTTCAACGGAATTGCCAAAATAAAGATGAGCATTGACCGCCATAATTTGATAGGGCTTTGTTTCGGGGTGCCCGACTATCTCAAAGCTGGCACTGAAGGGCTGACGAATAAAGTTCAAAAAGACTGGAATCTGAACCTTTGGGGCTTTCGGCTCAGGGCCAGTAGGGTTTTCCTGCCATGCATCGCGGGCCTGAAGATACTTGACGTAAGGCGTAGCTGTTTCTACCAGCACTTTGTAGTTGTCAACAATAGTCTTGAGAACCTTTGTGCGGTCATAGGAAATATCAGAAATGATGTTGCCTAGGTGAATGAGGTTTCGGTTATAGATAAATCCCAAACGTTCACCTAGTCCTTGCTCACCAGGGAATTGCCCAGTTTTATCGGAAACAACAGACCTATACTCAGGCCCCATAAGGCTCACCAACTTCTCAAAGCCCTCCAGGTCACCCATAATCTCTTGAACGGATAGCAAATCAAAGTGTTTACAAATGTGGGCGAGGAAGTCCCAGGTGTTTGTACTTCGACTGCTGGCCTTGCCTAATTTACGAATATTGAAAGACCCTAGTACAGCAGAGCCATAGGTACGCCGAGGAATGCCATACTTATAGGGATCGCTTGCCAAAATAGCATTAACCTTTGACCATTCATCAGCAGTTAAATCAGCCATTGGTTAGACCTTGAGAATAGTCCTATGGTTTAAGGATAGTGGCTTTGGCAGGATTAGGATTAGAGCTACCTGTATTTAACTAATGTTTGTTAATTAAACTTCTACAATTTTTTCCCTGCTGCCACTTCAGCGACTACCATCTTGCCCTCTAAAGACTTCAAAATGGCTCTGGTCGATTCCTGATACAGATCGGCCAATCTAGCGATCGCCCCCCTCTAGAGAAGTTATTAGCTGAGGCGGAGTTACCCAAGCAGAGGTTTCTTTCTCTGGCCGGTTCAAAGGGCACATCATGGGCCTGTGACAAGGCTCTGCGGGAAACGTTGGACTACCTGGGCATTCGGGGCGTATCTACCCATAGCTTCCGGCGATCGCTGCTGACAATGATGCATTTTGAGAAAGGATACTCACTGCAACCGACATTCCGCAGGTTGACGAAATGGATATTTAGGGCAGTTAGGGTAAGCTCAGGGCACGCATTGGGATCGCGCGTTGAAGATAGAGAACCTGGATCACTTAGGCTTAGTCGCCGCGCTTGTGGATGAGATCGGGATGGTAGACCTCGCCGACGAGCTGCTCGGCAAGCATAGCTTGAACCACATCAGCCCAGGGCAAGTGCTGAAAGCGATGATTCTCAATGGGTTGGGGTTTGTCAGCGCGCCGTTGTACCTATTCAGCGAGTTTTTCGAAGGCAAACCCGTAGAGCACCTGTTGGGGCCTGGCATCACAGCGGCGCATCTCAACGATGACCGCCTGGGGCGAGTGTTGGATCGCCTGTTTGAGTACGGCACGACGCTGTTTTTTCTGAAGGTGGCGATGCAGGTGGTTCAGCGCTTTGGGGTCAGCGTTAGTCAGGGGCACCTGGACTCAACCTCCTTTGCTCTCGACGGCGAGTACCCGTCTGCGAACGGGTCTAACGTAGCGTCAGAGACCGATTCCGAGGCCCCCCAGGCGATTGAGATTTGTCGGGGGTATTCGAGAGACCATCGCCCCGACTTGAAGCAGTTTTTGGTCAATTTGATTTGTACGGCCGACGGTGGCATTCCGGTGTGGTTTAAGGTCGGCAGCGGTAATGAGACTGACAGTCAGACCTTTGCGGGGCTGATGGCAGCGTTTGCTGAGCAATGGGAGACGCCTGCGCTGATGGTGGCTGATGCAGCGTTTTATAGCGAACCTAACCTCCAGGCAGTAGGGAGTTTGCCGTGGTTGAGCCGGGTGCCTGTGACCCTCAAGGCTGCTCAAACCCTGGTCGATAGTAGCGTTGACTCCTTGACGGAGATGCCCTGTGAGCTGGAGGGCTATCGGCTATGGGAGCAACGGCAGACCTACGGCGGGGTGGAGCAGCGCTGGATTCTGGTGGAAAGCCCACACCGTCGTGAGTCGGACGATTGGCTAAAGCCCCTCGAAAAGGAGAAAAAGGGGCTGCAATGGCAGTTGCAACAGCTGTGCAGCCAGACCTTTGCCTGTAAGCCCGATGCCATGGAGGCGCTGATGCGCTTTCAGGACACCCTCACCGGCTACAAGCTCACTCAAGTCGCGCTGGTGCCGGTTGCCGCCAAGCACCCCCCCGGCCGGCCCAAGCGCGCTAACCCGTCAGAGCCAGCCACGATAGGGTATCAGTGGCAAGCGACCCTGGAGCGCACGGCTGAGTACGAGGCCCAGTGCCAACAGCGCCATCGTCGTTTCATCCTGGCGACCAATGTCCTCGACGCGCAGGCCTATCCTGCCGACCTGCTGCTGCGCGAGTACAAGGAGCAGCAGCAGGTCGAGCGCGGCTTTCGTTTCCTCAAAGACCCCCTCTTCTTCACCAGTAGTGTCTTTGTCAAAAAGCCCCAACGGGTCGA
Above is a genomic segment from Nodosilinea sp. E11 containing:
- a CDS encoding endonuclease/exonuclease/phosphatase family protein, with product MADLTADEWSKVNAILASDPYKYGIPRRTYGSAVLGSFNIRKLGKASSRSTNTWDFLAHICKHFDLLSVQEIMGDLEGFEKLVSLMGPEYRSVVSDKTGQFPGEQGLGERLGFIYNRNLIHLGNIISDISYDRTKVLKTIVDNYKVLVETATPYVKYLQARDAWQENPTGPEPKAPKVQIPVFLNFIRQPFSASFEIVGHPETKPYQIMAVNAHLYFGNSVEDRRQEFDALMEWILGGVQEKDNTSFPNFILMGDLNLCFSNPARDRPRIERHIKTFNQNMQAAGSGINVNFPFLDIHKGFTEPFRTNARLSETFDHIGLFSHDPRLPSYDKNPEMGPEPPQGPDYGVVNFVELFREALEVPPIESLTNQDKKDFFRKFEHEVSDHLPIWLRLPLPEV
- a CDS encoding IS1634 family transposase is translated as MKIENLDHLGLVAALVDEIGMVDLADELLGKHSLNHISPGQVLKAMILNGLGFVSAPLYLFSEFFEGKPVEHLLGPGITAAHLNDDRLGRVLDRLFEYGTTLFFLKVAMQVVQRFGVSVSQGHLDSTSFALDGEYPSANGSNVASETDSEAPQAIEICRGYSRDHRPDLKQFLVNLICTADGGIPVWFKVGSGNETDSQTFAGLMAAFAEQWETPALMVADAAFYSEPNLQAVGSLPWLSRVPVTLKAAQTLVDSSVDSLTEMPCELEGYRLWEQRQTYGGVEQRWILVESPHRRESDDWLKPLEKEKKGLQWQLQQLCSQTFACKPDAMEALMRFQDTLTGYKLTQVALVPVAAKHPPGRPKRANPSEPATIGYQWQATLERTAEYEAQCQQRHRRFILATNVLDAQAYPADLLLREYKEQQQVERGFRFLKDPLFFTSSVFVKKPQRVEALALVMALTLLVYSLGQRQLRAQLAQAGETVLDQKKRPTSIPTFRWILQTFQAIHLVSINAVQQVSNLSEERRNIIRLMGFPACRYYLLN